Within Carassius gibelio isolate Cgi1373 ecotype wild population from Czech Republic chromosome A16, carGib1.2-hapl.c, whole genome shotgun sequence, the genomic segment AATCACTCATTTCATCGAATCATCAGATGCGTGACTGTATTAATTCCAGAGCCCTGTGGAATTTTGTCGCTCGGTCTCATCATTAAAATTTCGCTGATGGTTGAAATAGTGAAACTCATTATTCCTGTACTTAGGTGATAACTGCTTCTGGAACAAAGTGTTTTGCCTGTCGGTCGGCTGCGGAGCGAGACAAATGGATCGAGAATCTGCAGAGAGCTGTCAAACCAAACAAAGTGAGtgtaaagaagaaaaagaaaagatgagCTCTCtagttttctttccttttcttccaTGACTCCATCAGTCTCCTCCAGTAACAACCCCTCCTGTCATTTCTATCTTTACACTCATTTCACCCTCTTCTAGGACTTGTAGGATTCCTGAATGAACTTAAAACAGCTTCCATGTGCTCTCCTGCCTCATAATGAAACAAATGCTTTCTTTTTTAAGTCTGGTAAACTTAGATGTATCCCAAAGGCTGATAGAGAATGCTGGATTCATCTACAGATGTCTGCTGGTGTGTCTGTCGTGAGGGTTTTAAATGGGGCTTTGAAAAGAGAGCAGTGTGGATTGAGTCGTCCAGATGTTCAGGCAGCGGGAGTTTGGGCTGATTCGTGTTGTGTGGAGAACATGGGCACAGGCGTCCAAAAATGATCATCCTGCTCAGTGTTGCAACAGATGCGTTGTCAATATTACAATAAATGAGGACAGACCAAGGGTGTTTATTAGTTGATTAGTTGAAGAAGTTTCTAAGTGGTAGAAAAAGCCACAGATGTGCATCACTGGTTAGTTAACAGGAAACCACTGAAGCACTCAATGACCAAAAAGCATGTTTTGAACATATGTTACTATGATAATATGATGTTTTTGGACATGGACCAtaggaatactttttttttttttttttaccatagttTCTTTGAGGTAGTCACAGATGGAGTCACAATCTGTTCACTAACTGTCAAAACAAAGTACAACAGAATAGAAATCAGATTTAATACATAACTTTTGGGATTCAGGTTGCACAGGTTTTTACCAGTCCAACAGAAAACAAAATTGTGTTTACAACTAAAATGTGTTCACTAATGTTTTGAAagattttcaaagttttaaagtGCTCAGTTACAAGTAAATTAAAGATCCACAATACTttgctatatatattttatttgttgaatattataacaatattattattcttaataataataataagaagaagaaatgtggtattaatataaatagattaatatttttaacataaagttactttaataataataataataataattgctatttattattttagattgGTCAGAACTTCAgaccatatataaatataaatattcttaatataaatgtatcaataataaatcaaatcaaattaccTGCACTGTCACATTtagatatataaatgtataataaatatattaatgtcaGGACAATGTCATATCTATTAACAataactattattactattattattattattattattattattataggatggatagaatgtataaatatatatttataaaacacttttttttttttacaaaataataattattattattgcattttataacTTTTGGAtagacataaattcagataaaatataaatatgataaatctaaatatttaagatttgtatttatcACATACatgattatatagagcatatataacctccatggacagtgcaattatcaAAGAATagaacacagatgaaaatatatataaatataggtatgaaagaatgaaataaaagtaaacaataaaaatataagaattaaattatgaaaaagattcatattaaagaattaaatatagaatagaaaataatgtgcatatattaatgttttgtagaTATAGattatataacataaaatttactttatattataattataatgataacaataattcaTATAATTGCAGTAATCGAGTTTAACTGTTATCTGTTGTTTTAGAATGTACAgttctatttcattttatttcacagttttttacagttatttacatttaataaaaggaCTGGAGCTTTGGAAAGCTGGTTTCCAGGGTATATTAAGTGGATCTATGATTGTCAGTAGAAAGTGGCATTGTGATGGTTCTAATGACTCATCATTCTGTGAGACCACTCGGGCACTTTAGACACGCAGTAGGTGTTAGACTAACAGTAGTTCAGATCATTAAATCACTGCAGTGTCTGTTGTCTGTCCACATGCTTGACCACACATTTGAGGTTCTGCAAACCCCCTCACAACCCTCGCCTACAGTTTATACGGTGCAAATATGATTGTGTTTCCCACACTCAGGACAACAGTCGACGCGTGGACAACGTTCTGAAGCTGTGGATCATCGAGGCCCGTGAACTTCCACCCAAAAAGCGCTATTATTGTGAACTGTGCTTGGATGACATGCTTTACGCCCGCACCACCAGCAAACCCCGAACCGATACCGTCTTCTGGGGTGAGCACTTCGAGTTCAACAACCTGCCAGCTGTCCGCAACCTCCGCCTTCATCTTTACAAAGAGACGGACAAGAAAAGACGCAAGGTAAAGGACcacctcacacacatacacacacgtttgtttttgtgaaaattgggttcatcccataggcgtaatggtttttatactgtagaaactgtatattctatggccctacaccaaccctacacctaaccctaaccctcacaggaaactttgtgcatttttactttctcaaaaaaactaattctgtatgatttataagctttttgaaaaatggggacatgggttatgtcctcataagtcaccctctccttgtaatacctgtttcatacccatgtcattatacagagttgtgtcctgatgtgtcacaaaaacaagagcacacacacacactcacacacacatatatacagtatatatatatatatatatatatatatatatatatatatatatatatatatatatatatatatatatatatatatatatatatatatatatattaggggtgtaacgatacgcgtattcgtattgaaccgttcggtacgacgctttcggttcggtacgcggtacgcattatgtataccgaacggttcgttggagtaattaattatatttgaaaaaaaaaaaaaaaagagagagagagaaatataatgatatgcgttcaacaaggtagcccaataacccaaacaacgtaacaggcaacgcccctgacactcccgaagaagaaaaaaacaccatcttatatgtttatgttaggctactcagcaggcgctcgctcactcagtacgcgctgaaggctcgttgcaaaatagccaatgcgtttaacagactagaaatgagaagatcccccaataaccaacaggtctggtgtttgggtgcactttggattccctttaagctataatggtgatggcaagagagtggtttcctttccaaagcgcttgggcagaagcgctcatgaggcgtctgtctttgctaagcaacaatgacgtgctctctccatgagacgcggaaatttcagcgaaggataaatggatttgcagctctaaaaatcgcttgcagtagctctgctactaaatttatttcaaaattgcaatccatatacaactatgatcagctgatccttcatcttggctgagctctcaacgttgttacgggtaaggatgaagctgattggttagttcttgtcacatgacccgcggtgcgcttgcggcattctgaaaagttgagatgtttttacattttgctgtatctaaaacgtatcgaaccgaaccgaaccgaaccgtgacatcagtgtatcgtatcgaaccgaaccgtgaattttgtgaaccgttacacccctaatatatatatatatatatatatatatatatatatatatatatatatatatatatatatatatatatatatagtattttattatatattttttataatatacaagtatatatatatatatatatatatatatatatatatatatatatatatatatatatatatatatatataatatttgtgtatAATTTATGCATTAGTTAGAATATTATTGTAAATCataacaaattattatatattattagtttttatctgttataaaaactattattttatatttatatataaattaattaattagtaataCTAATGTTTACTAATATATGTAGACATTATACATATCTATAttcatgaataaatataattaatcattACGACACATGCAgtatattcatatattaatatatgtattcattttctactactattatttttattgattaatattatagtaattgTAATTATATGTAACATTGTTCATAAatgaattgttattttaaaatgtatgtgtttatatataaatatgttatgatcatataaatgactttatagACTcaaaatcagtgttgttgttgttaatttgttGTTTGCAAATAATGCTTCAAGGCAATtgtcaattaaaaatataaacaaagacgAGTCTTTGATGTGTCTTACACCAACTTCCTTTTTTAGCAGAAAATACAAAAttgtaagaaaataaaaagtacaaattacaAAACTGCACTTCACCAGTGTCTGACATTGCTGCAGCTGGTTGTAGCAAAAGGACACTGGTGTTTCATTACAATTAAGGTGAATGAACATCATTTGTTTTGTCAATTTCTTTGACCATAACAGGAGAAGAGCACATATCTGGGCTTGATCAGCATTCCCATTTCCAGCATCACTGGTCGTCAGTTTGTGGAGCAATGGTACCCCGTCATTCAGCCCAGCGTCCTGACCAAGGGTGGTGGTGTTGGAGGGGGCAAAATCATCAACGCCTCCCTGCGGCTCAAGTCACGCTTTCAGACCATGAGCATCCTACCGATGGAGCTGTATAAAGAGTTTGCAGAGTATGTGACCAACAACTACCGTACGCTGTGTGCCGTTCTGGAGCCGCTGATGAGTGTCAAGAGCAAAGAGGAAGTGGCCTGCGCTCTGGTGCACATCCTGCAGAGCACAGGGAAGGCCAAGGTATCACTTTGTTTGAATAATGTTtgttctaagtatgttatttagGATGTTCCAAAACTTAGTGAGCTGTGGAGAAAATGGCAATTatatatgcttttaaaaaaatattttaattagccAATTAGTCAATTAGATGCTTTTCTCTCCATGCATTACATTTTACATGTTTAATTCCAAAAATCTGAGAAAATTAGGAGACtgcatctaatatttattttaatagtgaaaattcttgattattttacttaatatgtgtatatgttgttatttttatgtatgcattttgggaaatgtgtaatattttaccatgtttaatcCATGAAATCAGAGaaaatgcagaagaaaaaaaaatctgcgaCTTAATGTTGACCTGCtcatatttactttaatattgaAAACTATTGGAAAAATAGTGTAATGTAAAATTGACTGTTTTAACTaatatttgtgtatatgtatttttatgcattttaaattgtgagtgtgaATACAATGTCATTTCCTTACAGTTTTAATCATTTCAGTACTTCAACTTCAAATTTCATTAAACAGTTAACTTATTTCACTAACACGTTGTTTTTAAATCTattgtttagattttatttttctgtttcaaTTACCGGTACCAaaaattttttttggtaaaaatttAGACAGCAGACAATAATGCAGCTCGTTAAGTTGAATTATATGTGAGCTAATTGTGAAGTGATTACAGATGTCTCTTCTTTTGCTCTGCACAAGGATTTTCTTTCAGACATGGCGATGTGTGAGGTGGACCGATTTATTGATCGAGAGCACCTGATCTTCAGAGAGAACACCCTGGCCACCAAAGCCATAGAAGAGTACCTCAAACTCATCGGACATAAGTACCTCAAAGACGTTTTAGGTGAGACGTCCTCCCACTGTTTGTCTCAGTCGCTGTGCGCTCACGCTTtaatggtttggtttggtttcagGTGATTTTATCCGAGCGCTGTATGAGTCAGAGGAGAACTGTGAAGTCGACCCAATGAGGACTCCACCTTCTGTGCTCCCCGAACATCAAGCCAACCTCCGCATGTGCTGTGAGCTTGCCCTCTGCAAAATCGTCAACTCTCATTGGTTAGTTACAGTGCTGACATAGAGCATTCTTCTTTTATAGACCATTTACGGtcttcactgacacacacactcattcaattttacaaaagatttctatttaaataaatgttgaatgtCCTATCCATcgaaaaaaaactatcatagtgATTATTTCGGTGCATCACAGCTTGTTTGtctgcattatttgtttttcctAGTGCATTTCCGAGAGAACTAAAAGAGGTGTTTGCGTCCTGGCGCGTTCGATGCGCTGAGAGGGGAAGAGAGGACATTGCAGATCGACTGATCAGTGGTTCCCTCTTCCTGCGCTTCCTGTGTCCAGCCGTCATGTCACCATCCTTATTCAACCTCACACAGGAGTACCCCGACGAGCAGACTTCACGCACACTCACCCTCATAGCCAAAGTTGTGCAGAACCTTGCAAACTTCTCAAAGTCAGTACACACTTCCTTAaagtcttttaactttattaccATGTCATCATTATCATTGGGGATGCATGATAAATTGAGATCATATTGGTTATCAAccagtattaatttaatttaatttaatttaatttaattttaattttaattttaattttaatttaatttaatttaatttaatttaatttaatttaatttaatttaattttattttattttattttattttattttattttattttattttatttatctaatatttatttttttcattctcctTTTCCCCATACTGTTTCAAGATGCATAATATAATGGACCCAAACTGGTTACAAGATCATTTGAATAAATGATATATGATATGTTGATACTGGTTATCagctgatatttttatttttatttttatatatatattaccattacacccctaatttaGGTAAAGAAATTTCATGTTTATCGTAACAGTCAGAATTTTAATATCAATGCATCCCTAATTGTGATCATGGTATTTGTGATTTAATTGTTATTCTTATGTCCAAACCAACGTATGGTACACTTAAATCCGGGACTGTAATTTTCACTTGGGTTCAAGTGTCTTTGGTCAAGGATACAGATCTCTTTACACCCAAATGTATGGGTTATGACATTTGGGCTGTCAGCCCAGATCATTAACCATTAAGCTATAACAAACTGCGAAGCGTTACTGATGATGAACATAATGATCATTCacattatcatcattatcattgtGGTAACATTCAAAGCTGACCGTATCAACCCCGTGTCCTTACCGATTCCTCACTGTGCTACAGGTTTGGCAGTAAGGAGGAGTACATGTGCTTTATGAATGAGTTCCTGGAGATGGAGTGGGGCTCCATGCAGCAGTTCCTGTACGAGATCTCCAATCTCGACAGTGTTAGCAACGCAGCTGCTTTTGAGGGCTACATCGACTTGGGAAGGGAGCTCTCGATCCTGCACAGTCTTCTGTGGGAAGTCATGGCACAGCTAAGCAAGGTAGATGCAGTTCGATCATCTAGATCATGATGACTGTTTTTGTCTACTTACGTTTGCGATTCGGTCATCAGTCTGTTTTTACCGTGCCAAAGGATGCTATCATCAAACTTGGACCATTACCCCGCCTCCTGAATGACATCAGCATGGCCCTTCGTAACCCTCACCTCCAGCGACAGCCCAGTCATCAGACGGACAGACCGCctccagagagacagacagacaggctgcTCTCCAGGCCCAGCTTCAACAGGGGCGTCTCGTCTGAGTTCCAGAACCTCATGATGAGAGACCTCAACAGGTAGAGTCTGCTGTCTTCATGGGTCTCACATCTGCAGCAAGTGTTTTCCAAATCCTAGTGAGCTGCCTGCTTAGTCTGTATTTTTTAGGTACCTTGTCAAAACTTGAATCAAGGTGCTATGggtgctataaataaataaatactctgaTACAGAATAGATTTTTTCCCATTCTGCTTTctgattttaaaccattttattctatttttacagagaatattttaatcattaattTAGGTTTTAGTACAGTaactatataaaacatttaatttaattatcacatttgaattttattttatataaattattttatcccagtttaaaaacacatttaaaatacaatgtatacatattataaaatataaaacaattatgtaaaatattgtatttaaaaacatgggtataaatataattatattaatacattttaataaataggtttaattttaattttatttgtttagtttagtctagttgtttatttaatatttaattgtgcatactAATTTTTATGGGAATTGTTTCTGaataacatttagattttttcccTCTGTCTcttaaaatttatcttaaaaaatacttttcattgaATAACATTGTCAAATATAATCTTTAGaagatattaaaatgaatattctaTTTTTCATGctgtttattagattttttttttattattttaatgcttctatggaagcagggttattatagttaactaaaactaaatctatcatttaaaaaagtatttacttgaaactaaattaacattaaaatacaacctgtcctccaaccaatacgctcatataggttgtttgtccaaatccctgaaatacgacccctCAGAGCAACCTACAATTGCATCTCTATCCATATTAaggttttgtactcttttatttgcaccgTAATTCGGGTTgtgtgtagctcagttggtagagtatTGCGTTAAACgataatatgtaatcatgctatcatagGTTCGATCGCAGAGAACGGAGGTGCTCGTAAAATGTATGTGctctataaatcataattttacaggatttctgtgagggtaggtttaggggtggggttaggtgtggtcaatCGAACGAATTaaatatgtacgaattactgtgagatcggtgtaaaaagtcaacagattgcatttaaataaaagtgcattttgattggtaatgacgttatacgtaatttcatgacgacagacgcaacacgatactttcattatttttacgcccactagagggcgcttaactttaaaacgtaaatatactGTAGGtcataataaggtgcttgcacaaacgacctatatggttgTTTTTTATTGGAGGATAGGCTCAACTAAAAgtaacaaatacatatttataaatactatatatagtCATTAAAATCCACTAATTAACATGTCAAAAACACTAAAAAGTGAacgttttattaaaaaagttttacaattttttttatttaaaatattaatgtaaacaataattatatattaatgatactaaaataacactgtgtcagggtttatttattgataaaatgAATAACTACAAATCAAGAATAATatggctcactaggttttggaactgaGCTAAAGCAATATTGCTTGTGGAGAAAATGAGCTTGGATATGATTTTCCATGTTAACTTTCTTGTATCTCACATAGTTCAGTTGAGATCACTCGCCTGCCCTCTCCAACCTCTGCCATGTCCAGTGGCGGAGCGCCTCCGGCCCGGGCCGGATTGGGGGGGTTTGCGGACCGCGATCATCCTCACCGAGCCTCATCTAAAGAGGTTTTCTATGTTGCCCGTCCCCCGTTGGCCCGCTCTAGTCCAGCATACTGTACTAGCAGTTCTGATATTACTGATCCAGACCCAAAGGTAAGTCCCATAGGACAGGGCTTCTGATTGGGTGGGGGGTTCTGATTAAATAATAAGCCCTTTCGTTTAGAAATCTTTCATGACTATGGTCAGTGCTGTCTGGTCCGAATTCTCATGTGAATAACAGCTCGCTCCCTAGCACACGTTTCGCCAGCTTTTCTGAGGGTTGGCTTTGTTCCTGTGGGAGAAGGAAGCACCACTGACCTGCTTACTGCAGAGTCAAATACCACCCAAGCAAGGAAAGAGGGCTACGAGATGATGTGGGTGCAGTCAACACATATGATAGAGATTCTTTACCTTAATCTTGGTCCTGACATACAAAAAGTCAACAATTCactcaaaaaatttaattctgtgaGTATTTACTGCATAATTGCATCACATGCAGTTTTCATAGAGACAAATGCTGTCAACAAAGCACTATAAGAGTAGTACATATTATTTGTGCACTATATTCCAGGTCttcttaaaattttatatttaattatatatatatatatatatatatatatatatatatatatatatatatatatatatatatatatatataattacaaaaaaatggcaCCTTCCATGTTAGGTTTTGCCTCAGTGCTATATAATTCATTTGATTTTTGTGGTTTTAAAGGAACTTTagcttcaaaatataaatataaatctcataattttttattttgtttttagtttttagtttttgctaaaaaagttcaattaaattaaataaaaaaacctgttgGAAATGatttattgttaaattatataattacttaaatatattatgttatttaaatataatgtatagaatatcatatttgattaattaaatatcattttctttgacattttatttatcatgaaattatattttataagtttataataaaaaacaaagcttacttttaaaatatacacacataaaatataatatatatgtatatatatttttttcaatataaatattttacacaaacaataaatataacaatgacacttaaatgtaatttaatgacatttaaattaatcatatgaagaaaaaaaataattgtttttttttttcttcaaaatgtgaaaaatctaatttttcaCTGTTTAAGTCatgaactacttttatggtgcttttgtggtGTTTGTTTCTATTTTGATTTCAGTTAAATTAATTTCTCTTAATAGCTGatgctaattattttattaacatttgcttgaatattttaataattatgacatttatCTTGACATTATTACATGGACAAttgtctatttattatttttttaaatatgctgtaAAATTAATGTCAAAAACATAACTCTGAATAGACTACAATCAGTAAAttctaagtgtttttttttaatgtaacaatgGCACATTTAAATgagccattgaaaaaaaaaatcaatttttatggtgcttttatggtgtttttgttcattttgaattcagttaaaattattttattctataaaagctgagtttaaatatttaaatattattcaaaattctGACAATGCTAGGACAACCTGgcttttgtttttatgcattaaagGCATAAGACTAAAAATAAGCAACACtacttcctatgaaaaaaaaaaaaaacatctcctgGGTTTTTAACaacatgagtaaataataacagaaattggatttttgggtgaatgatTTCCCTTTTAACCCAAGTTAATACACACATGCAGCCAAGCCACGTTCATAACCGGCCACACCTGCTGCGCTCGGCAGGTATCTGCAGCGTTCTCGCCCGTAGGTTCTGCTGTAGGtgttaatgaaaatgtttctatGATGGACCTCCAGGACTCAAGAATGAACAGCGTCTCTAACCTGCAGTCTATGGGGGACATGCTCAACTCTTCCCAGGCCTCGATTGCCGGCCTCGGCAGCTACGGTGGGCTCGCGGGCTTGGGAGGAGGCCTCGGAGGCCAGCTACGTGCTGGAGGGCGTATGTCGGCCGGATCCGGGGGCTCCAGCATGTCCGGGGGTCTGAGGTTGAGCCAGATGGGAACCACCACCGACTCGCTGTCCCAGCAGCAACAAGCCGCCGCTCTCCGCTACCCCCTCTCCTTCCAGAACCCTCTGTTCCACCTGGCTGCTGACGGGCCTCAGCTTCACCACCAGCACAGTCGAGCtcaacctcctcctcctctcctgctGGCCCCGGAGCCGGACGCTTCTCACCCCTCTTACATCCCGCAGTTCGCCCACGGCGGTTTCTCCCGAAGCGAGGACCTCTCCACCCTCAGACCCGGCCCTCATCTGGGTCAGCCGAGTATTATTCACTCCCACAGCTACAGCGACGACTACAGCCGCCATAACCAGAGCGAATACGGGCGACGCCAGATCCCCATGCACATGCAGGTATTTTCTTGACGGTTTTTATTGGCTTTTGcatcattttgattttaatgtaGAAGTTGTTCCACAAAAGTACCATTATCAAATGCTACAAAGaagcaccatatatatatatataccagtggCATCATTAATTGGCTCAAGTCACTTCAAGTTGATTCGATTCAGCCGGTGTCAATTACAAAACAAATAGGATTCAgatataaagcagctctacagaagataaTAGTgtcatcatttaatttaatttatttcagtgttgaTTCAATTCAAATTTAATAACTGTGAaaagttcatcaattatgaaatgACATCAAAgcagatttaatttaaaatgtatgcatttagcagacacttttatccaaatcgacttacagtgcattcaggccatcaatttttacttatcatatgttcccggggaattgaacccccaaccttgcgcttgataaagcaatgctctaccaattgagctacaggaacacagatTTACTGAAGAGAGTTCCATTATccagctcaattcagttcaatttttGTTCTAATTTGCAAAATTGATCATATTTCtgaatgttaaagggggggtgaaatgcttgttttctctcaatatcctgttaatcttgagtacatatagagtagtactgcatccttcataacttcaaaaagtctttagttttattatattcataagagaaagatagtctgtaccgatttttcccggaaaaacacgaccggctagaggcgtgacgtgtgggcggagctaaagaatcagaaTAAAGaataatctgtgcagggttgtcttgccctggcaaccaaaaacacactccttttgtgacatttcgcgacgctctcgctctgatcagtgaagtctgttgtgctctcagtgctctgctaaacgggagcgcgctcttcctgCAAACtagccttaggacccatataaggaaattccgctccatctaacgtcacacaga encodes:
- the LOC128031042 gene encoding ras/Rap GTPase-activating protein SynGAP-like isoform X3, which codes for MSYVPFQDARYAAPPSFRHQPSFAAAPSFEQPDWNPRLCVISGNQLYMLDQEEVHPLLMREQRSESHRNKLLRRTVSVPVEGRHNPEMEQARLRRKSIATGKQPSMEIPPTAPPQPFRQSSFLSRRLKGSIKRAKSQPKLDRTSSFRHMILPRFRSADQDRTRLMQSFKESHSHESLLSPSSAAEALDLTLDEDAVIKPVHSSILGQEYCFEVITASGTKCFACRSAAERDKWIENLQRAVKPNKDNSRRVDNVLKLWIIEARELPPKKRYYCELCLDDMLYARTTSKPRTDTVFWGEHFEFNNLPAVRNLRLHLYKETDKKRRKEKSTYLGLISIPISSITGRQFVEQWYPVIQPSVLTKGGGVGGGKIINASLRLKSRFQTMSILPMELYKEFAEYVTNNYRTLCAVLEPLMSVKSKEEVACALVHILQSTGKAKDFLSDMAMCEVDRFIDREHLIFRENTLATKAIEEYLKLIGHKYLKDVLGDFIRALYESEENCEVDPMRTPPSVLPEHQANLRMCCELALCKIVNSHCAFPRELKEVFASWRVRCAERGREDIADRLISGSLFLRFLCPAVMSPSLFNLTQEYPDEQTSRTLTLIAKVVQNLANFSKFGSKEEYMCFMNEFLEMEWGSMQQFLYEISNLDSVSNAAAFEGYIDLGRELSILHSLLWEVMAQLSKDAIIKLGPLPRLLNDISMALRNPHLQRQPSHQTDRPPPERQTDRLLSRPSFNRGVSSEFQNLMMRDLNSSVEITRLPSPTSAMSSGGAPPARAGLGGFADRDHPHRASSKEVFYVARPPLARSSPAYCTSSSDITDPDPKDSRMNSVSNLQSMGDMLNSSQASIAGLGSYGGLAGLGGGLGGQLRAGGRMSAGSGGSSMSGGLRLSQMGTTTDSLSQQQQAAALRYPLSFQNPLFHLAADGPQLHHQHSRAQPPPPLLLAPEPDASHPSYIPQFAHGGFSRSEDLSTLRPGPHLGQPSIIHSHSYSDDYSRHNQSEYGRRQIPMHMQEQQQMAGMASQTGTSHSSLATPPSTVQPARQSSMAPPTQRMKSQPSHQLSVSSAAAAAPAGKTRPQSGNLLQSPESGFGGRQQGPRQQLSVKDSTPPGLPHQQSSTRESQGSQGSQGGTPQSTQQSKSHQERQQIQQQHLLKPTMSKQGSSQSPTTLNPSIPASERTVAWVSNMPHLSADIESSRIDREEYKLKEYSKSMDESRLDRVREYEEEINSLKERLMMSHRKLEEYERRLLTQEQQTNKILLQYQSRLDDSERRLRQQQMEKDNQIKGIIDRLMVVEDELRVGVMPEQKPRMFADQGRRQSILVQPRLAPVPLRMNRKSSFPPWIQQTPV
- the LOC128031042 gene encoding ras/Rap GTPase-activating protein SynGAP-like isoform X2: MSYVPFQDARYAAPPSFRHQPSFAAAPSFEQPDWNPRLCVISGNQLYMLDQEEVHPLLMREQRSESHRNKLLRRTVSVPVEGRHNPEMEQARLRRKSIATGKQPSMEIPPTAPPQPFRQSSFLSRRLKGSIKRAKSQPKLDRTSSFRHMILPRFRSADQDRTRLMQSFKESHSHESLLSPSSAAEALDLTLDEDAVIKPVHSSILGQEYCFEVITASGTKCFACRSAAERDKWIENLQRAVKPNKDNSRRVDNVLKLWIIEARELPPKKRYYCELCLDDMLYARTTSKPRTDTVFWGEHFEFNNLPAVRNLRLHLYKETDKKRRKEKSTYLGLISIPISSITGRQFVEQWYPVIQPSVLTKGGGVGGGKIINASLRLKSRFQTMSILPMELYKEFAEYVTNNYRTLCAVLEPLMSVKSKEEVACALVHILQSTGKAKDFLSDMAMCEVDRFIDREHLIFRENTLATKAIEEYLKLIGHKYLKDVLGDFIRALYESEENCEVDPMRTPPSVLPEHQANLRMCCELALCKIVNSHCAFPRELKEVFASWRVRCAERGREDIADRLISGSLFLRFLCPAVMSPSLFNLTQEYPDEQTSRTLTLIAKVVQNLANFSKFGSKEEYMCFMNEFLEMEWGSMQQFLYEISNLDSVSNAAAFEGYIDLGRELSILHSLLWEVMAQLSKSVFTVPKDAIIKLGPLPRLLNDISMALRNPHLQRQPSHQTDRPPPERQTDRLLSRPSFNRGVSSEFQNLMMRDLNSSVEITRLPSPTSAMSSGGAPPARAGLGGFADRDHPHRASSKEVFYVARPPLARSSPAYCTSSSDITDPDPKDSRMNSVSNLQSMGDMLNSSQASIAGLGSYGGLAGLGGGLGGQLRAGGRMSAGSGGSSMSGGLRLSQMGTTTDSLSQQQQAAALRYPLSFQNPLFHLAADGPQLHHQHSRAQPPPPLLLAPEPDASHPSYIPQFAHGGFSRSEDLSTLRPGPHLGQPSIIHSHSYSDDYSRHNQSEYGRRQIPMHMQQQMAGMASQTGTSHSSLATPPSTVQPARQSSMAPPTQRMKSQPSHQLSVSSAAAAAPAGKTRPQSGNLLQSPESGFGGRQQGPRQQLSVKDSTPPGLPHQQSSTRESQGSQGSQGGTPQSTQQSKSHQERQQIQQQHLLKPTMSKQGSSQSPTTLNPSIPASERTVAWVSNMPHLSADIESSRIDREEYKLKEYSKSMDESRLDRVREYEEEINSLKERLMMSHRKLEEYERRLLTQEQQTNKILLQYQSRLDDSERRLRQQQMEKDNQIKGIIDRLMVVEDELRVGVMPEQKPRMFADQGRRQSILVQPRLAPVPLRMNRKSSFPPWIQQTPV